A region of Lycium barbarum isolate Lr01 chromosome 3, ASM1917538v2, whole genome shotgun sequence DNA encodes the following proteins:
- the LOC132630864 gene encoding rRNA 2'-O-methyltransferase fibrillarin-like, whose translation MGRAYSGDGDNKARRFVSFRGLIKGSRVQTFRPSASPARGEYSYREGSQSGRGGHQPSRGGHQSGRGSAQSVRGISQTGRGGRGGTQSDGGRAHF comes from the exons ATGGGTCGGGCATATAGTGGCGATGGCGATAATAAAGCTCGCAGATTTGTCAGTTTCAGAGGTCTTATTAAAG GTTCCAGAGTTCAGACATTTAGGCCTTCAGCATCACCAGCTAGAGGAGAATATTCTTATAGAGAGGGTTCGCAATCTGGTAGGGGTGGCCATCAGCCTAGCAGAGGTGGTCATCAGTCTGGCAGGGGCAGTGCTCAGTCTGTGAGAGGAATATCTCAGACAGGCCGTGGTGGTCGTGGAGGCACACAGTCCGACGGTGGACGTGCCCATTTTTAG